In a single window of the Streptomyces sp. CGMCC 4.7035 genome:
- a CDS encoding NADH-quinone oxidoreductase subunit D encodes MTPTTETMVGIGGAAESTDMVLNIGPQHPSTHGVLRLRLVLDGERIRHAEPVIGYMHRGAEKLFEARDYRQIIMLANRHDWLSAFSNELGVVLAVERMLGMEVPERAVWMRTLLAELNRVLNHLMFLGSYPLELGGITPVFYAFREREELQNVMEEISGGRMHYMFNRVGGLKEDLPAGWTARARTAVSDVRSRMDRFDDLVLGNEIFRGRTRDVGVLTPEAVHAYGVSGPIARASGVDFDLRRDEPYLAYGELQDTLKVVTRHEGDCLARFECLLEQTHNALDLADACLDRLAELPPGPINQRLPKVLKAPEGHTYAWTENPLGINGYYLVSKGDKTPYRLKLRSASYNNIQALTELLPGTLVADMVAILGSMFFVVGDIDK; translated from the coding sequence ATGACTCCTACGACGGAGACCATGGTCGGGATCGGCGGCGCCGCGGAGAGCACCGACATGGTGCTCAACATCGGCCCCCAGCACCCGTCCACACACGGAGTGCTGCGGCTGCGGCTCGTGCTGGACGGCGAGCGGATCAGGCACGCGGAGCCCGTCATCGGGTACATGCACCGCGGCGCGGAGAAGCTGTTCGAGGCGCGTGACTACCGCCAGATCATCATGCTCGCCAACCGCCACGACTGGCTCTCCGCCTTCTCGAACGAGCTGGGCGTGGTTCTCGCCGTCGAGCGGATGCTCGGCATGGAGGTCCCCGAGCGCGCGGTGTGGATGCGGACGCTCCTCGCGGAGCTGAACCGGGTCCTGAACCACCTGATGTTCCTCGGCTCGTACCCGCTGGAGCTGGGCGGCATCACGCCGGTGTTCTACGCGTTCCGGGAGCGCGAGGAGCTCCAGAACGTGATGGAGGAGATCTCCGGCGGGCGCATGCACTACATGTTCAACCGGGTGGGCGGTCTCAAGGAGGACCTGCCCGCGGGCTGGACCGCACGCGCGCGTACCGCCGTCTCCGACGTGCGCTCCCGCATGGACCGGTTCGACGACCTCGTGCTCGGCAACGAGATCTTCCGGGGGCGCACCCGGGACGTGGGCGTCCTCACGCCTGAGGCCGTGCACGCGTACGGCGTGAGCGGGCCGATCGCGCGCGCCTCGGGCGTGGATTTCGACCTGCGCCGCGACGAGCCCTACCTGGCGTACGGGGAGCTGCAGGACACGCTGAAGGTCGTCACCCGGCACGAGGGCGACTGTCTGGCCCGCTTCGAGTGCCTGCTGGAGCAGACGCACAACGCGCTCGACCTGGCCGACGCGTGCCTGGACCGGCTGGCCGAGCTGCCGCCCGGGCCGATCAACCAGCGCCTGCCGAAGGTGCTCAAGGCGCCCGAGGGCCACACCTACGCCTGGACCGAGAACCCGCTCGGCATCAACGGCTACTACCTGGTCAGCAAGGGCGACAAGACCCCGTACCGGCTGAAGCTGCGCTCGGCCTCGTACAACAACATCCAGGCACTGACCGAACTGCTGCCGGGGACGCTGGTCGCGGACATGGTGGCGATCCTGGGGTCAATGTTCTTCGTGGTCGGGGACATCGACAAGTAG
- a CDS encoding SAM-dependent methyltransferase — translation MAHKANGEWRGWRAAAQEALYGADGFYRRPEGPAGHFRTSVHASPLFAVAVARLLCRVDAALGQPAELAFVDMAAGRGELVGGVLDALPEDVAARTRAYGVEIADRPEDLDRRVEWLERPPEGITGLLFANEWLDNVPVEVAEIGADGVPRLVLVREDGTERLGEPVVGADAEWLARWWPLSGEGCRAEIGLPRDTAWAAAVATLDRGLAVAVDYAHRADARPPFGTLTGFRAGRETAPVPDGSCDITAHVALDACALPGGRLLTQRAALRALGITGARPPLTLASTNPTAYVHALAQAGAAAELTASGGLGDFGWLLQPVGVPDALLVDVPDHEEH, via the coding sequence GTGGCACACAAGGCGAACGGCGAGTGGCGCGGATGGCGGGCGGCGGCCCAGGAGGCGCTGTACGGGGCGGACGGGTTCTACCGGCGGCCCGAGGGGCCCGCGGGGCACTTCCGTACGTCCGTGCACGCCTCGCCGCTGTTCGCCGTCGCCGTGGCCCGGCTGCTGTGCCGGGTCGACGCGGCGCTCGGGCAGCCCGCCGAGCTGGCGTTCGTGGACATGGCGGCCGGCCGGGGCGAGTTGGTCGGCGGTGTGCTGGACGCGCTGCCCGAGGACGTCGCCGCCCGGACGCGCGCCTATGGCGTCGAGATCGCCGACCGTCCCGAGGACCTCGATCGGCGCGTCGAATGGCTGGAGAGGCCCCCGGAGGGGATCACCGGGCTGCTGTTCGCGAACGAGTGGCTGGACAACGTGCCGGTGGAGGTCGCCGAGATCGGCGCCGACGGCGTACCCCGGCTGGTCCTTGTGCGGGAGGACGGGACCGAGCGCCTCGGCGAGCCGGTCGTGGGCGCGGACGCGGAGTGGCTGGCGCGTTGGTGGCCGCTGTCCGGCGAAGGCTGCCGCGCCGAGATCGGCCTCCCGAGGGACACCGCCTGGGCCGCCGCCGTCGCCACCCTCGACCGCGGACTCGCCGTCGCGGTCGACTACGCGCACCGCGCGGACGCCCGGCCGCCCTTCGGGACACTCACGGGGTTCCGCGCGGGCCGGGAGACGGCCCCCGTGCCGGACGGCTCGTGCGACATCACGGCGCACGTGGCGCTGGACGCGTGCGCCCTGCCGGGAGGGCGGCTGCTGACCCAGCGCGCGGCCCTGCGCGCCCTGGGGATCACCGGCGCGCGCCCCCCGCTCACGCTCGCGTCCACGAACCCCACGGCGTACGTGCACGCGCTCGCGCAGGCCGGAGCCGCCGCCGAGCTCACCGCGTCCGGCGGCCTCGGTGACTTCGGCTGGCTGCTCCAGCCCGTGGGCGTCCCCGACGCCCTACTTGTCGATGTCCCCGACCACGAAGAACATTGA
- a CDS encoding sensor histidine kinase, translating to MQRLYDFLRRHPTWVDSFWAVVLFGLSCVSLPNLDEASDHHGSLPVGLTISAVLSVVVALRRRMPEKMLLVAAAAAVAQLVLDEQQMVADFALLVIIYTVAADGARWASRVGLIGGLCAASLSQIRWADHQASALANVAITVFQTVPFALAWVLGDSLRTRRAYLAQLEERAARLEKEREAQAKVAVAAERARIARELHDVVAHNVSVMVVQADGAAYVLDTAPDQAKKALETISGTGRQALAEMRRLLGVLRTGEHKEVGEYVPQPDVEQIDDLVEQCRSSGLPVDFKVEGTPRPLPSGVELTAYRIVQEALTNTRKHGGPNAGASVRLVYFDDGLGLLVEDDGKGAPHELYEEGGADGQGHGLIGMRERVGMVGGTLDAGPRPGGGFRISALLPLKPAH from the coding sequence GTGCAGCGCCTCTATGACTTCCTCCGCAGGCACCCGACGTGGGTCGACAGCTTCTGGGCCGTCGTCCTGTTCGGGCTCTCCTGCGTGAGTCTGCCGAACCTCGACGAGGCGTCGGACCACCATGGATCGCTCCCCGTGGGGCTCACGATCTCCGCCGTCCTGTCCGTGGTCGTCGCGCTGCGCCGCCGCATGCCCGAGAAGATGCTCCTCGTGGCCGCCGCGGCGGCAGTGGCGCAGCTGGTCCTGGACGAACAGCAGATGGTCGCCGACTTCGCCCTGCTGGTGATCATCTACACGGTCGCCGCGGACGGCGCACGCTGGGCCTCCCGCGTCGGCCTGATCGGTGGCCTGTGCGCCGCCTCCCTGTCGCAGATCCGCTGGGCGGATCACCAGGCGAGCGCGCTGGCCAATGTCGCGATCACCGTCTTCCAGACCGTGCCCTTCGCCCTCGCCTGGGTCCTCGGCGACTCCCTGCGCACCCGCCGCGCCTACCTCGCCCAGCTGGAGGAGCGCGCCGCCCGGCTGGAGAAGGAGCGCGAGGCGCAGGCCAAGGTCGCGGTCGCCGCCGAACGCGCCCGCATCGCCCGTGAGCTGCACGACGTGGTCGCGCACAACGTGTCGGTGATGGTGGTGCAGGCGGACGGCGCCGCCTATGTCCTCGACACCGCACCCGACCAGGCGAAGAAGGCCCTGGAGACGATCTCCGGGACCGGCCGCCAGGCCCTCGCCGAGATGCGCCGCCTGCTCGGCGTGCTGCGCACCGGTGAGCACAAGGAGGTCGGCGAGTACGTTCCGCAGCCCGACGTCGAGCAGATCGACGACCTCGTCGAGCAGTGCCGCAGCTCGGGCCTGCCCGTCGACTTCAAGGTGGAGGGCACCCCGCGCCCGTTGCCCAGCGGCGTCGAGCTGACGGCGTACCGCATTGTCCAGGAGGCGCTCACCAACACCCGCAAGCACGGGGGTCCCAACGCGGGCGCGAGCGTGCGCCTTGTGTACTTCGACGACGGACTCGGACTGCTCGTCGAGGACGACGGCAAGGGCGCCCCGCACGAGCTGTACGAGGAGGGCGGCGCCGACGGCCAGGGACATGGGCTGATCGGTATGCGCGAACGCGTCGGCATGGTCGGCGGAACCCTGGACGCGGGCCCCCGCCCTGGTGGAGGCTTCCGGATCAGCGCCCTGCTGCCGCTGAAACCGGCCCATTGA